The genomic region TATTGACCCGAACGAGGAGATGAGCTTCCCCGGTATGAAGGCTCTTGGGAATCTTTTCTCCAACCCGGTCAAGAAGTTGAACTCAGCCTGGATGTCGATTCGATCGGTGCGGTCGAGGGAGTCTCCCTTGAGCGATGATATCGAGCGCGGACCACTCTTGCCGACTGACTCGACCGTTTCGACGTACGGTTCGACTCGGGCGAAGCCATTCTCTGCCGAGCCGAGCTACTTTACGATACCGCCTGGCAGTAGGGGTGGCCAGTCCGACActgatgtggaggaggatgccaaCTACTCCAACTGCCACAGTCGGAGGGGGTCGTATGGGTATGCTTCCTCGGAAGATCAGTTTCCTACCGGCTATCGTCCTCACTATGCTGCTCTGCCGAGCATCAATGACCAGCGCATTGAGCAATACAGGGAAAACATGTTTTTCTGGATCACGTGGGGCTGCTACGCTGTTGCGTATGTCTTGATGGGGATTGCGACTGTGCTCATCACGGCGGGGCGTAACAAGAAGCGGCTTGAGGTGGACGCGGGTGTTACGCTGGGCATCATGACTTCTCTGGGGCTGGCATGTGCGGCGATTTGTATGACGGTGGCCAGGCAGGaaaggatgggatgggttgggctggtggcGACGTGGATTGCGTTTGCGGGGATATGTGCGGCCAACGGGGTGTTGCTTGTGCTTGTGGTTGGGAATGCTCCTCTATGATCAAAGTctgagggaaggggtgatAGCCTGATGATCTTGAGACGAGagatctctttttttcccctttttttcttctctttggtATTGGGTCATTTTGTATATAACTGTACGGGTTGCGCATTACATCGGATGGGGTCTCCTGGGTGAGGGAGGCTGTTTTCCGCCATGGGAGCAAAGGTTGCATGATACCAggttggtttttttcttcttttctttttgagtATACAAAGGCGGCATACAtttggtggggaaggggggggaggggggcgctTTGAAGGGTAAAAGCAAAGCGGGATATTGTTGAGATGGTTAGCTGTACCTTTTGTGTATGTAATAGTAACAACAGCAGCGGTTTTGTCATTTACTCTCATATAAGACGAAGacttgatgttgttgtgtgaGCAAGCAATTCAACCCCCACTTCACGAATGAAACCGATTGAATTTCCCCTCATCCACTTAAACGGTCCCTCACTTAAACCCCGCGCTTCACATTCCACCAACCATCCAACAAACATTTCAGAGCTTTTCAACACCCGGGTTATTGAATGacctcacctctctctcctaCCTCCATACTAACTAACTAACCCctgacttttttttttttttttggtttctgTTTCCACAATGAGCGACGAAGaccgccccagcagcagcagcagcaaaagggCGTCCCTCCTCAGGCTCAAGTCCAAGGTGAAGGAAGTGAAACAAGTCGTCATGTCCTCCCAGCTACCGCAGACGCACTACAAGAAGGAGGTGACGCGGCCGACTCGGCTGACGGGGCTGTTTCCTAATACAACCAACCCGGTTGTGTTCTCCGCGCCGATGCTAGGGACGGCGAACGGGAGGTTGGCGGCCGAGGTGAGCAAGGCAGGGGGGTTTGGTATGTTtctcccttctctctctctgtcaatgtgagaagggggtgctgctgctgatgatgatgatggtggtgatgatgatgatagggTTCATCCCCGCGGGATATAACTTCAACCCCGAATCCGGACCGGATCATCTAGGgcagttgggggaggagctgaaAATTGCGAGGAAGGTGCTGGATTTGGAGCAAGCGACGCTGACGGCTGTcccggtgggggtggggttcATTCTTTGTCATGAGAGTGCGAGGACGCATTTTATCGAGAGGGCTATTCCCGTTTTGCAGGAGTATTCCCCCCAGGCGGTGTGGCTTTTTGCTccgagggtggaggatgtggaggggggggtggtgaggggtaTTATTGACGTGTTGCATGATAATGGGTTTGTGGTTTTTTACCAGGTCGGGACGGTGAAGGCGGTGAAAGAGGCGGTTAGGGATGGGGcggatgtggttgttgctcAGGGGACGGATGCGGGGGGGCATCAGTTTGCTAGGGGGGCGGGGACGATGAGTTTtctgagggaggtggtggaggttgttaagggggagaaggagaggacggggagggaggtggaggttgtgggggcggggggggttgtggatgggaggggggtggtggctgcgTTGGCTTTGGGTGAGTACCCAGCTGGGattgagagagaagaggacGGGGGCTGACTGGAGGGTTATACAGGGGCTGATGCGGTTGTTATGGGGACGAGGGTGAGTTCTGAGCTTCGGGATGGGAAATGGAATGAGGCTGACAAGGACATAGTTCATTCTCGCTGAGGAGGCGACGACGCCAAAGTTTAAGCAGGAGCTGATTGCAAAAACAACGGACGGGGCCTCGTCAACTTTCAAGTAAGAATAGCAGTTGTGGAAATCTTTTGGGGGTCAGGGCTGACATGACGACAGACATACGGTCATGGACGACATTCAGGGCACCACGATCTGGCCAAAGATCTATGACGGCCGAGCCATTGTTGGAGGTTCGGTTGAGGACCATCTTAACGGGGTGCCAGTGGAGGACAACATCCGGCTATTCAAGGAAGCTGCAGAGAAGGGCGAGACGGACAGGACGATTACTTGGGCGTAAGTACGCACGGCAGTTTTAGAAACGGAATATATTTGCTAACAGTCATCAGTGGAAGCGGCGTTGGATTGGTCAGCAAGACCCAGCCGGCCGGTGAGATTGTCAAGGAAGTGCGCGAAGAAGCGCTTCAACGCATCAAGGAACTGCCAACATTGTTTTAAACGCCTATTTTCGTGTATAACCATAGATCATCAACGCATTTCTAAACCAACGCCGCTCGCTCGTCTGTTTATGTACATTTCATTCGTCACACATCATCTTACAAATCCTCCTTCGCGCCAGTCTGCTTCTCTACCGCcggctcatcctcgccatctctGGAGTAGACCTTCTTTCCCGCAACCCAggtctccctcaccttcaagaACCTgatttcttcctcccctaCCTTCAAAACATCCTcgtccatcaccacccaatcGGCgaatcccccctccctgatcacaccggccttcttctcccaaaACGCCGCGTGGGCAGGGCCCCTGGTAAACCCGTCAAATGCCTGCCGCACGCTCAACCCTTCCTGCTCTTTATACCACCCACCTTCCCACCCTGGCGGCCCAATGCCTGTATGTGGACTCTTCCTCGTAACGGCAGCATATACTCCCTCAAAGGGATTCGGCGGCTCCACGGGGAAGTCACTCCCCAGCACCGGCGGCCCAACATCCCACATGGACCTCATCCTGTACGCCTCCTTCGCGATCCTTTCCTTACCCAGCCGTTCCTCCGCATAGGCCATATCAGAAGTAGCGTGGGTAGGCTGGATGCTGGGTATGATTCCCAACTCTCTCATCCGGGCTTGATCGTCTGGGTGAATGATTTGTGCGTGTTCGATGCGGAAACGGCAGCTGATCTGCTGGCACATCTTGGGTGGGATGCCGTAAGGGCAGACCTCGAGGTCGTCGAGGGCCGTGGCTAAGGAGTCAATGGCGTGGCGGTTGGCCAGGTCACCGATGGCGTGGATGTTGACTTGATACTTGGCCTTTGCCcaggagagggcgagggagtggagggtgCTGGCATTGACGAGGAGAGAGCCAGAGGTAGAAGGACGGTCCGAGTAAGGGTCGATCATGGCGCTGCCCCAGGAACCGAGGGCACCATCTGTTTTCTGTTAGCAAtcctaaaaaaaaaaaaaaaaacagagaCATACCAGCAAAAAGCTTCAcactccccaccctcaaccaccccccttccaaatCCACCTTCCTTGCCACCTCTGGACAGAGAGTATTTCTCTCCGGGCACTCAACCATGGCATACACCCTCACCGTCCACTCCTCTttgtccttcttcaccatctgcTCATAGAGATCAATATCCCTCGGCAGCACACCCGCATCATGCATCCCCACCAGTCCAACTTTGTTCAACTCCCTCATCGCACTGCCCACAAacttctttttctgggcGGCGTTTGGTTTGGGCCACAAACCAGTAACAATATCCATAGCATTATCACAAAACACGCCCATCCCCGGCTCCCTCACAATCTCCCCCCCTGGAACCTCCCCAGGCAATTTGTCTATATCAATCAAATCCAGAACCGCCTGCGAAACCCAAGTACAGTGCACATCCACCCGATCCAGCATAACGAACTTatccctcaactcctcaTCGTCACTCAGCCAGTCCTATCCCTTTCTCGTCagcacccccccccttccctttttcTTATGTGTAAAAGTGTAACTCACAGCAGTAggcatcccctccctcaacaacccctgatcccaccccacccctcTAACCCAATTCCCCCTTGatccaactcccccctccccctttcgTGACtctaaatacttttttattctcgctttcacctcctccttcgacCTGGCCCCAAACAAATCCACCCCGTGCAAAAACTCGCCGTATTGTAACAAATGTCCGTGTCCGTCCCACAATCCGGGGAGTACATACCCCTTCCTCttgttctcttctcctttcctGGAAAAAACACGGGTTATGAGGCCAGTGGAGGGATCAACACCGAGGCAGTTcccttgctcctcctctgtcCTGTCAGAGGcaaaggaggtggtgatggggtggtcGTAGCAGTGgatcatctcctcctctttcgTAGCGGTTACCGAGGCGAGAAAAGTTGTGATAGAAGAGGTGTATTTATCCCAAGTGTAAGCAACGTCAACAGGGAGCTGGTAGACCACCATCTCAGACAACTGCACCGGTCCATGACGGTACAGCAGGGCGGACAACAGCCCCGCCAAAGCGAGGGTTGCCAGCCCCAGCAGGAGGCGAAGGGGTGATAAGGCCATGAATCGCTTCTCTTTTGTCCCAGGTATCCTAAGTCAAGGTAGACGTCACAAGcggaaggggtggtttgaGAAATTATAcaggatttttttttttttaaaaaaaaaaaaaaagtcaacGTCAGGTCAAAATCAAGCTGCACCTCCAGGAAGTCTCGTCTCCACACCAAACCCTCGGCCCGCCTGCAGACACCGACTGATCGGCACCGGGCCGATGCTCGCCGGGCTCTGCCTGCCGCCCTTTGCATTTGAAGACATTAATTATACCCCCAAATGAGCAGTGAACTCGATACATGAAGAGAGTATTTTAACACTGACTCATATTCCATAAAATGCATGCTAAACAGCTAGCTAGCCAAAGTTTACAGAtaaccccctcccgctctcTTCCCTGCCGGTCAACAAGCAACCCAGCCGTTTACAGCTTATTCATCCCCTAAACTTAATGATTGAtcctccctcatccaccaacacccaTGCGTGTTTCTATACTTACAAttttccccctccatcatccccccaaccttcttccaccacacaacacaaccatcacccgGTGAAGAGCTTTGAAAATGAATGatgcctcccctccccccttaaCCTTAACCCAACCAATGTAGTATGGAAAAAgacacaagaaaaaaaagaacaatcCACTTTAGCACGTTCATTACCCTtaccctctctctctctctctcactctctctctctctcactctctctctctctcactctctctctctctcactctctctctctctcactctctctctctctctcacacacacacacacacacagacacacacacagacacagCCCAAAGGATACCTTCCCTGACCCTACTACCTGCTCGCCCTTCCCTAAACAACATATtgaccaccaaaaaaaacaacatcaaacacCCTCAGCCCTCATTTCTCCAAAACACCGCAAAGCAAGATTACTCCTGTCCGAAACCcatcgtctcctccaccgcaaTCGTCAACTTGTTCTGCAACATCGCCAGATCCTTGTACGGCGGAAGATCCAAACGGTTGAAGCTATTCCCCCAAAGTCAGtacccaactccaaacatTCCAGAAACAACATACCAAGTATGCGCCTTTGGCAAATTCGTAATCTCCCCCGCCTTCTCAATAGTAAACCTTCTCGGCCCATCACTCCCCTGCAGATCCTTGAACCCGTTCACCGGAATCCTCGACGTGCCCGTCGTGAACTGCAGCAGCCTGCTCTTCTGCTCCCCGTCCCAGCTCCTCACCGTCTGCCAAAAGAACTGAATCACCTCGTCGCTCTCGGTGTATCCCCTGTAATCGGTGTGCTTCTTCCAGTCGTCCACGTCAATCTCGGCAATACCGCCAATCagcagctccagctccctctcgTCAAAGACATTGATCAGATCATGAGGAATAAGCTCCTGGAACCCCTCCTTGAACGCCTGGAACTGCTCCGCAATTCTCTTTTCGATCCTCCACTTGACCATCAAGTCGACATactccttcttgttctcttcCGTCACGTCAATGTTGCGCCCGTTGGGCTTGAGGTCCTCGACAGCAATCACGCCGAAGCGCTCGTCTTCAGTAGAGAAAGTCATCTCCAGCCCGGCATCCGTGATGTCGTTGTCCAGAATCCACTGCAGCGACCGGTGGAAGTCAGCGTCGACACCCTCCATGTCAGCCAGCACCACTGCCTTGCCAAGCACCATCTTGTACAGCGCTCCAATGAAGAAGGCGTCGAGGAATCTGCGGTGGAAAATGGCAAGACCGACAACACGGCCAATAAACTTGAAATAGTTCAGGTGCTCGGGATTGATGCCCGAGTGCGGGTTGATCTGCAGCGTGTAGTTGTCGTGCGCCGAGTACTCGAACAAGCAATAGAACGGGTTGAACATCTCGTGCgacaagaggaagaagaactCTCTCGACAGACCACCATAATCCAGACCGTCTTCGCCGTCAAATTTGATCATCAGTCTCTTCTTCAGGTCCGTGGCTGACTGGCGACTAATCTCGGCGAACGAGTCCTCAAATATGTGCGAGCGTCTAACCTTGATGTGGCATTGCCCGGAGAGGATTCGCATGGCGGGCTGAGACCGGAAGTAAATCAGCTTCCTCCTGAAATCACGCTTGTACTGCGGCACGTTCTGGTCGAGCGACGACGGCAACCTTGGGTCATCCCAGGTGgttgtcttggtgttgtggtcCACAAAGTAGACGCGAGCTGTGTTAGTCAGGCGCATCTCCCATCCGCTGGGCAAGGGGCCAAGCTGTGAcactggctgctgctggattCTTCCGTTGTCGTTATTGCCGCCATACATCCTTATGTACTGCTGGCGTCGCGGGTCGACCCACGTCGTTGTGCGTGTGTTGTGGTCGACAAAGTAAGCTCTGCCTTCGGGTGTCCACCTCTGCTCCCAGCCAGGTGGAAGCTCGCCGCTACCGGCCGTTGTAGCCCCGGTGTTCatcatggtggtggcattGGCTTGCGAGGCGGCTGCTTGCTGTgcctgctgttgttgaagtgTTGGCGAGTTGGCACCAGTTCGATCTTCGGGGAGCGTGCGGTTCTGGTGTCTCTGTCTTTCCACTTGGGTATTCGCCTCGGCCACCCGGTTCTCGGCAGCTCCCGTCGCCCCCGTCGGTCTGTTCCAGCTCGTCGTTCGCGTATTGTGATCA from Podospora bellae-mahoneyi strain CBS 112042 chromosome 4, whole genome shotgun sequence harbors:
- a CDS encoding hypothetical protein (COG:E; EggNog:ENOG503P1V4) codes for the protein MSDEDRPSSSSSKRASLLRLKSKVKEVKQVVMSSQLPQTHYKKEVTRPTRLTGLFPNTTNPVVFSAPMLGTANGRLAAEVSKAGGFGFIPAGYNFNPESGPDHLGQLGEELKIARKVLDLEQATLTAVPVGVGFILCHESARTHFIERAIPVLQEYSPQAVWLFAPRVEDVEGGVVRGIIDVLHDNGFVVFYQVGTVKAVKEAVRDGADVVVAQGTDAGGHQFARGAGTMSFLREVVEVVKGEKERTGREVEVVGAGGVVDGRGVVAALALGADAVVMGTRFILAEEATTPKFKQELIAKTTDGASSTFKHTVMDDIQGTTIWPKIYDGRAIVGGSVEDHLNGVPVEDNIRLFKEAAEKGETDRTITWAGSGVGLVSKTQPAGEIVKEVREEALQRIKELPTLF
- a CDS encoding hypothetical protein (EggNog:ENOG503NXIW; COG:G), coding for MALSPLRLLLGLATLALAGLLSALLYRHGPVQLSEMVVYQLPVDVAYTWDKYTSSITTFLASVTATKEEEMIHCYDHPITTSFASDRTEEEQGNCLGVDPSTGLITRVFSRKGEENKRKGYVLPGLWDGHGHLLQYGEFLHGVDLFGARSKEEVKARIKKYLESRKGEGGVGSRGNWVRGVGWDQGLLREGMPTADWLSDDEELRDKFVMLDRVDVHCTWVSQAVLDLIDIDKLPGEVPGGEIVREPGMGVFCDNAMDIVTGLWPKPNAAQKKKFVGSAMRELNKVGLVGMHDAGVLPRDIDLYEQMVKKDKEEWTVRVYAMVECPERNTLCPEVARKVDLEGGWLRVGSVKLFADGALGSWGSAMIDPYSDRPSTSGSLLVNASTLHSLALSWAKAKYQVNIHAIGDLANRHAIDSLATALDDLEVCPYGIPPKMCQQISCRFRIEHAQIIHPDDQARMRELGIIPSIQPTHATSDMAYAEERLGKERIAKEAYRMRSMWDVGPPVLGSDFPVEPPNPFEGVYAAVTRKSPHTGIGPPGWEGGWYKEQEGLSVRQAFDGFTRGPAHAAFWEKKAGVIREGGFADWVVMDEDVLKVGEEEIRFLKVRETWVAGKKVYSRDGEDEPAVEKQTGAKEDL
- the RSP5 gene encoding NEDD4 E3 ubiquitin-protein ligase (COG:O; EggNog:ENOG503NWRW), whose protein sequence is MSGSQAGPSAQGNNLRVTIIAADGLYKRDVFRFPDPFAVATINGEQTKTTQVSKRTLNPYWNESFDFKVNEDSILAVQVFDQKKFKKKDQGFLGVINIRVGDVIELSPESDDQMLTRDLKKSTDNLVVHGKLIINLSTNMTAPARAQQQQALLPSAPSSSRPSLLNPATPNLSNGEASSERPSSAMSRPNGGSSAAGQLAIPHRPASLASNPSAATPASNGPVTNGAVAQARQTNSTLSPFEDSQGRLPAGWERREDNLGRTYYVDHNTRTTSWNRPTGATGAAENRVAEANTQVERQRHQNRTLPEDRTGANSPTLQQQQAQQAAASQANATTMMNTGATTAGSGELPPGWEQRWTPEGRAYFVDHNTRTTTWVDPRRQQYIRMYGGNNDNGRIQQQPVSQLGPLPSGWEMRLTNTARVYFVDHNTKTTTWDDPRLPSSLDQNVPQYKRDFRRKLIYFRSQPAMRILSGQCHIKVRRSHIFEDSFAEISRQSATDLKKRLMIKFDGEDGLDYGGLSREFFFLLSHEMFNPFYCLFEYSAHDNYTLQINPHSGINPEHLNYFKFIGRVVGLAIFHRRFLDAFFIGALYKMVLGKAVVLADMEGVDADFHRSLQWILDNDITDAGLEMTFSTEDERFGVIAVEDLKPNGRNIDVTEENKKEYVDLMVKWRIEKRIAEQFQAFKEGFQELIPHDLINVFDERELELLIGGIAEIDVDDWKKHTDYRGYTESDEVIQFFWQTVRSWDGEQKSRLLQFTTGTSRIPVNGFKDLQGSDGPRRFTIEKAGEITNLPKAHTCFNRLDLPPYKDLAMLQNKLTIAVEETMGFGQE